One window of Vibrio atlanticus genomic DNA carries:
- a CDS encoding phospho-sugar mutase, producing the protein MQDAMNWLARDPDPRTREELQYLIDEGMHDELEDRFIQRLEFGTAGLRGKVGCGPNRMNRLVIQETATGLGHYLIEHVANASMRGVVVGYDGRLDSKQFAIDTASVLTALGIKVYLTSNVAATPIVAFGIEHFNAAAAVVVTASHNPPEYNGFKVYWENGAQIIPPHDAGIAAEIDIASTKPIPLMSLSDAETQGKLVWLTEGYYQTYRAAINQSPHVSKEIESANTTITYTAMHGVGAQMAEDLLHDSGFHKVFSVAEQREPDGHFPTVNFPNPEEKGAMDLVVNLAKSVDADIACANDPDADRFAVAVRTDDKVRTEDASYKMLTGDQVGVLFAHYLLSKPHTKNQLVGNSIVSSTLLEKVAQSHGATYFQTLTGFKWLANIGMQLEDEKNEFLFAYEEALGYTIGTQVRDKDGLSAIVVFAQLVEELKSQGRTVWDLLAQISFEHGVHTNAQRSIALDPDSPSIGSKLRSAQPKAINGVAISVIEDLQSSLRFVIGGNTEAINLPASDVLIYHLDDGSRIIVRPSGTEPKVKIYYETVTKFEGTETYDDTRKRGEEYMDKLIEQHQKELNS; encoded by the coding sequence ATGCAAGATGCAATGAACTGGTTAGCGAGAGACCCAGACCCAAGAACTCGTGAAGAGCTTCAATACCTTATCGATGAGGGAATGCACGACGAACTTGAAGACCGCTTTATTCAACGATTAGAATTCGGAACGGCGGGACTGCGCGGCAAAGTCGGATGCGGCCCAAATAGAATGAACCGCTTGGTCATACAAGAAACAGCCACAGGCCTTGGCCACTATTTAATTGAACATGTCGCAAATGCCTCTATGCGTGGTGTAGTGGTTGGCTACGACGGCCGTTTAGATTCAAAGCAATTCGCGATTGATACAGCTTCTGTACTCACCGCTTTAGGTATTAAGGTTTACCTAACTTCGAATGTTGCAGCGACACCTATCGTTGCCTTTGGTATTGAGCACTTCAACGCGGCAGCGGCGGTTGTCGTGACGGCGAGCCACAACCCGCCGGAGTACAATGGCTTCAAAGTGTACTGGGAGAATGGCGCTCAAATCATTCCCCCTCATGATGCAGGCATTGCTGCTGAAATAGACATCGCATCGACCAAGCCCATCCCATTGATGAGCCTTAGTGACGCTGAAACACAAGGTAAGTTGGTATGGTTAACTGAAGGCTATTATCAAACGTACCGCGCTGCGATCAACCAGAGCCCACACGTGAGTAAAGAGATCGAATCGGCGAACACCACCATCACCTATACCGCTATGCATGGTGTCGGTGCACAAATGGCGGAAGATCTACTTCATGATTCTGGTTTCCATAAGGTGTTCAGTGTTGCCGAACAGAGAGAACCAGATGGTCACTTCCCAACCGTAAACTTCCCCAACCCGGAAGAAAAAGGCGCGATGGATCTTGTGGTTAACTTAGCAAAAAGTGTCGATGCCGACATCGCTTGCGCTAATGACCCAGATGCAGACCGATTTGCGGTTGCCGTTCGAACCGATGATAAAGTCAGAACTGAAGATGCTTCCTACAAAATGCTCACGGGTGACCAAGTGGGTGTGTTATTCGCGCACTACTTGCTATCAAAGCCACACACTAAAAACCAGTTAGTTGGTAACAGTATCGTATCTTCAACTCTACTTGAGAAAGTGGCTCAATCCCATGGTGCGACTTACTTCCAAACGCTGACTGGCTTTAAATGGTTAGCGAATATTGGCATGCAATTAGAAGATGAGAAAAACGAGTTCTTGTTCGCCTATGAAGAAGCGTTAGGCTACACAATTGGTACTCAGGTACGAGACAAAGATGGGCTGTCTGCTATCGTCGTGTTTGCTCAACTGGTTGAGGAGTTAAAATCTCAAGGGCGAACCGTTTGGGATCTTCTCGCTCAAATTTCATTTGAACATGGGGTTCATACCAACGCGCAGCGAAGTATTGCCCTAGACCCAGATTCACCATCGATTGGTTCTAAGCTCCGCTCAGCACAGCCTAAAGCGATTAACGGTGTCGCTATCTCTGTGATTGAAGATCTGCAGTCTTCTTTACGCTTCGTCATTGGAGGCAATACTGAAGCCATTAACCTGCCTGCAAGTGACGTACTCATCTATCACCTCGATGATGGTTCACGCATTATCGTAAGACCTTCAGGTACAGAGCCAAAAGTTAAGATTTATTATGAGACGGTAACAAAGTTCGAAGGGACAGAAACCTATGACGATACCCGCAAGCGCGGTGAAGAGTACATGGATAAGCTCATCGAACAACACCAGAAAGAGCTGAACTCTTAG
- the coxB gene encoding cytochrome c oxidase subunit II, which translates to MKRLLVRLAWLLKSFVVVLVSPLVHASSEYNMTQGVTEISGKVYELHMLIFYICCAIAFVVFGVMFYSILRHRKSKGAVAAHFHESTKVEILWTIIPIIILIAMAIPATKTLIAMEDTSQSDLTVKITGSQWKWHYSYFGEDVEFFSLLATSDKEIEGIEVKGAHYLLEVDKPLVLPINRKVRFLMTSDDVIHSWWVPAFAVKKDTIPGFINEAWTKIDEPGVYRGQCAELCGRAHGFMPIVVHAMEEAEYDAWLAEQKELAVAAQQAAQDALDASLSLEELNTIGEEVYKTRCAVCHQVNGEGIPGAFPAIKGSPIALGDVDVHIDTIVYGRGGTAMQAFDNQLTEKEIAAVVTYQRNAWGNNTGDIVQASDINAYKAKQEGGEQASTDETQGSTDKAQNDAKEQL; encoded by the coding sequence TTGAAAAGATTACTGGTTAGGCTAGCGTGGCTTTTGAAAAGTTTTGTTGTGGTTTTGGTGTCGCCTTTGGTGCATGCAAGCAGTGAATACAACATGACTCAAGGTGTCACTGAGATCAGCGGTAAGGTATACGAGCTTCATATGCTGATCTTCTATATCTGCTGTGCGATTGCCTTTGTTGTTTTTGGAGTGATGTTCTATTCGATTCTGAGGCACAGAAAGTCGAAGGGGGCGGTTGCTGCTCATTTTCACGAAAGCACGAAAGTAGAAATTCTTTGGACCATCATTCCTATTATTATCCTTATCGCTATGGCGATACCCGCCACTAAAACCTTAATAGCGATGGAAGACACATCCCAATCAGATCTGACCGTTAAAATCACAGGGTCACAATGGAAATGGCATTACAGCTATTTTGGTGAAGACGTTGAGTTTTTCAGCCTCCTAGCAACCAGTGACAAAGAAATTGAAGGCATCGAAGTGAAAGGCGCGCATTACCTGTTAGAAGTTGATAAGCCACTTGTACTGCCTATCAATCGCAAAGTCCGATTTTTGATGACTTCCGATGATGTTATTCACTCATGGTGGGTGCCAGCTTTTGCCGTTAAGAAAGATACCATTCCGGGTTTTATCAATGAGGCTTGGACAAAGATAGATGAGCCCGGTGTTTATCGAGGCCAGTGTGCTGAGTTATGTGGTCGTGCTCATGGCTTTATGCCGATAGTGGTGCATGCGATGGAAGAAGCTGAGTATGACGCATGGTTAGCCGAACAAAAAGAATTGGCGGTAGCCGCACAGCAAGCCGCGCAAGATGCATTAGATGCGTCACTTTCTTTGGAAGAGTTGAATACCATCGGTGAAGAGGTTTACAAAACTCGTTGTGCGGTGTGTCACCAAGTTAACGGCGAAGGTATCCCTGGAGCATTTCCTGCCATAAAAGGAAGCCCTATTGCGCTTGGCGATGTGGATGTTCATATCGACACCATTGTTTATGGTCGTGGCGGAACGGCGATGCAAGCATTCGATAATCAGTTAACTGAGAAAGAGATCGCAGCGGTAGTGACTTATCAACGAAATGCTTGGGGTAATAACACCGGCGATATTGTTCAGGCTTCAGATATCAACGCTTATAAGGCGAAGCAAGAAGGCGGGGAACAAGCTTCAACGGACGAAACGCAAGGCTCAACGGATAAAGCACAAAACGATGCTAAGGAGCAGTTATGA
- a CDS encoding cytochrome c oxidase assembly protein, translating to MSDKQSDPNQDKKQPKRLSNKRSTKKLTGYLMLGVVAMFGFGFALVPLYDVMCEALGINGKTNTVSAVQPQGMQPDYSRTVRVEFMSHIKPDMPWQFAPEVRVLEVHPGEVVQTNYIAKNLSGTSLVGQAVPSVSPGMGATYFNKMECFCFNQQPLDGHKSAEMGLIFYIEPDIPESIHTLTLSYTLFNITSQVGAADNKSVPNVLASN from the coding sequence ATGAGTGATAAGCAAAGCGATCCCAATCAAGATAAAAAACAACCAAAGCGCCTGTCTAATAAGCGATCGACCAAAAAGCTGACGGGTTATTTGATGTTGGGCGTGGTTGCGATGTTTGGCTTCGGTTTCGCTTTGGTGCCGCTCTACGATGTGATGTGTGAGGCTTTAGGGATCAATGGTAAAACCAATACCGTTTCCGCAGTTCAACCTCAGGGAATGCAGCCTGACTATTCTCGTACGGTCCGCGTTGAATTCATGTCCCACATCAAGCCAGATATGCCATGGCAGTTTGCGCCTGAGGTTCGAGTGTTAGAGGTTCATCCTGGAGAAGTGGTTCAAACTAACTACATTGCCAAAAACCTTTCTGGAACCTCATTGGTTGGCCAAGCTGTGCCATCGGTTTCTCCAGGTATGGGGGCAACTTATTTCAATAAGATGGAATGCTTTTGCTTTAATCAGCAGCCATTGGACGGGCATAAGAGCGCAGAAATGGGTTTGATATTTTACATTGAGCCAGATATTCCTGAATCAATACATACGCTTACACTCTCTTATACGCTGTTTAACATTACGAGTCAGGTGGGTGCCGCGGACAATAAATCTGTGCCTAACGTGCTCGCAAGTAACTAG
- a CDS encoding cytochrome c oxidase subunit 3 has translation MSSKKEVYFVPHQSHWPLVGAVALFLVAVGAGLTVQNMGTDAAGGVFGKAVLLVGFCVLLYMLAGWFSNVITESLSGLYSEQISRSFRQGMSWFIFSEIMFFGAFFGALFYARMISVPWIGGAGNNEMTHEVLWPMFQSMWPLTTTPDGVTTEAMSWQGIPLKNTIILLLSSVTLHMAHISLEQNKRMALIVWLEITIVLAGFFLFFQVEEYLHAYQYMGLTLQSGIYGNTFFLLTGFHGLHVCLGTIFLIVLLARVAKDHFTPKDHFAFQAGSWYWHFVDVVWLGLFVFVYVL, from the coding sequence ATGAGTTCTAAAAAGGAAGTTTATTTCGTTCCACATCAAAGCCACTGGCCATTGGTGGGTGCCGTAGCGCTGTTTTTGGTCGCGGTTGGCGCTGGCTTGACGGTGCAAAATATGGGCACTGATGCGGCTGGTGGCGTGTTTGGAAAAGCAGTGCTGCTAGTCGGATTTTGTGTGTTGCTTTACATGCTTGCAGGTTGGTTTAGCAATGTGATCACGGAATCATTGAGTGGACTCTATTCTGAGCAAATATCTCGTTCCTTTCGACAAGGAATGAGCTGGTTCATCTTCTCTGAGATCATGTTCTTCGGTGCTTTCTTTGGTGCGCTTTTTTACGCTCGTATGATTTCTGTCCCTTGGATTGGCGGTGCGGGCAACAATGAAATGACCCATGAAGTGTTGTGGCCGATGTTCCAATCAATGTGGCCGTTAACCACGACACCTGATGGCGTGACGACAGAAGCTATGTCTTGGCAAGGTATCCCGCTTAAGAACACCATTATCCTGCTGCTTTCTTCTGTGACGCTGCACATGGCACATATCAGTCTTGAACAAAATAAGCGTATGGCTTTGATCGTGTGGCTAGAGATAACCATTGTTCTGGCTGGCTTCTTCCTGTTCTTCCAAGTTGAAGAGTACCTTCACGCTTATCAATATATGGGATTGACACTTCAATCTGGCATCTATGGCAACACCTTCTTCTTATTGACTGGATTCCATGGTTTGCATGTCTGTTTGGGAACGATTTTTTTGATTGTGTTACTGGCGAGAGTTGCGAAAGACCACTTCACTCCGAAAGACCACTTTGCGTTCCAAGCGGGCAGTTGGTATTGGCACTTTGTTGATGTTGTTTGGTTAGGCCTGTTTGTATTTGTTTATGTGCTTTAA
- a CDS encoding DUF2909 family protein gives MASSTFVLLFKIVLVALLFFIAFNLMKGLIQIASGKHNGKRLSHFLGRRVMWSAVVVLLLLLALGSGVITPNPRPY, from the coding sequence ATGGCGTCATCTACCTTTGTGTTGTTATTTAAAATTGTGTTAGTAGCTTTGCTGTTCTTCATCGCTTTCAACTTGATGAAAGGCCTAATCCAAATCGCCTCGGGCAAACACAATGGAAAAAGGCTCAGTCACTTCTTGGGTCGTCGAGTCATGTGGTCAGCCGTTGTCGTGCTACTTTTATTACTTGCTCTGGGATCAGGAGTGATAACTCCCAACCCTCGCCCCTATTAA
- a CDS encoding SURF1 family protein, translated as MITPNRLIDDEHKFRSKGFWIAVVLTVVSVGILIKLGLWQLDRGNEKLRYEQQLSERAQQSSRSLDAVISEWKGSRTQMQGASEQPSLNGLRVDVELETPSGLVVLLDNQINQGTVGYVIYMLGEVRFKDENNSLVAEKQLLIDLGFVAASRDRRELPQLGSITLPTNLSGRLYTRSVNPLSHELGLENTIPNRIQNLNITALSQYTGQEVLPFVFQPQSLDAWPYEMLWRPTAMKSEKHFGYSFQWFVMAAVLLFLTMLIGYRYLKATPITRNKDG; from the coding sequence GTGATAACTCCAAACCGATTGATTGATGATGAACACAAGTTCCGCAGTAAAGGTTTTTGGATAGCGGTTGTTTTAACTGTGGTTTCAGTCGGCATTTTAATCAAGTTGGGTTTGTGGCAGTTAGATCGAGGTAACGAGAAATTGCGCTATGAACAGCAGCTATCAGAAAGAGCGCAGCAATCGTCTAGGTCATTGGATGCGGTTATCTCTGAATGGAAGGGCTCGCGTACACAAATGCAAGGTGCATCTGAACAGCCGTCTTTAAATGGTTTAAGAGTTGACGTGGAGCTAGAAACACCCAGTGGTTTAGTGGTTTTGTTAGACAACCAGATTAACCAAGGAACGGTAGGGTATGTGATTTACATGTTGGGTGAGGTTCGCTTTAAAGATGAAAACAATTCCTTAGTGGCTGAAAAGCAGTTATTGATCGATCTGGGGTTCGTTGCAGCTAGCCGTGACAGAAGAGAGCTACCCCAATTAGGAAGCATCACACTACCAACCAATCTGTCAGGGCGTTTGTACACACGTTCGGTTAATCCTCTAAGTCATGAGTTGGGGTTAGAAAATACGATACCGAATCGAATCCAAAACCTAAACATAACAGCGTTATCACAGTACACAGGGCAAGAAGTGCTGCCCTTTGTTTTTCAACCTCAGAGCTTAGATGCATGGCCCTATGAAATGTTGTGGCGTCCAACGGCGATGAAATCTGAGAAGCACTTTGGTTACTCATTTCAATGGTTTGTTATGGCTGCCGTACTTTTGTTTTTGACGATGTTGATTGGCTATCGGTACCTAAAGGCAACACCTATCACGAGGAACAAGGATGGATAA
- a CDS encoding COX15/CtaA family protein encodes MQNRAPDLLIHMMRLTILLTLTVIVLGAYTRLSDAGLGCPDWPGCYGKITVPSDAQAVNQANLQFPERALEADKAWIEMIHRYFAGTLGLLIFVVVAWCIKKNITAAGLPLLISATVIFQALLGMWTVTLKLMPVVVMAHLMGGFTLLSLLCLLYCRLSQFQSRFGEATYTSSLKAWALFGLLIVVGQILLGGWTSSNYAALVCTQLPICEGNWMSYLDFKNAFDFAQHGHDNYEFGVLEYPARLTIHVMHRFGAIVATLTVLVVVYQLWKFGQVPHQKLSVIVTLVLFTQISLGISNVWFHLPISVAVLHNLVAAMLLISMVVTNFVVWQRKSSESLVKNSVLQGGNHGQ; translated from the coding sequence ATGCAGAATAGAGCCCCTGATTTACTCATACACATGATGAGATTAACGATCTTATTAACCCTTACCGTGATCGTGCTCGGCGCTTATACCCGTTTGTCGGATGCTGGCCTTGGCTGTCCTGATTGGCCAGGGTGTTACGGCAAGATAACCGTTCCTTCTGATGCCCAAGCAGTGAATCAAGCCAATCTACAATTTCCAGAACGAGCTCTCGAAGCAGACAAAGCGTGGATAGAGATGATCCATCGCTACTTTGCAGGAACATTAGGGCTGCTTATCTTTGTCGTTGTTGCTTGGTGTATTAAAAAGAATATAACAGCTGCTGGTCTTCCGTTACTTATCTCTGCAACCGTGATATTTCAGGCTTTGCTCGGAATGTGGACGGTGACTCTCAAGTTGATGCCCGTTGTGGTTATGGCACATTTGATGGGGGGCTTCACGCTACTGTCGCTGTTGTGTCTGCTCTACTGTCGTTTGTCTCAATTTCAAAGCCGTTTTGGTGAGGCTACGTATACTTCGTCACTTAAGGCTTGGGCGTTGTTCGGGCTACTCATTGTGGTCGGGCAGATACTGCTTGGTGGTTGGACATCGTCGAACTATGCCGCGTTGGTGTGTACACAGTTACCCATATGTGAAGGTAACTGGATGAGCTATCTCGACTTCAAAAACGCGTTCGATTTTGCTCAACATGGACACGACAACTATGAGTTTGGCGTGTTGGAATATCCAGCAAGGCTTACCATTCATGTTATGCACAGGTTCGGGGCTATTGTGGCGACGTTAACGGTGCTAGTGGTCGTGTATCAGCTATGGAAATTTGGCCAAGTGCCTCACCAAAAGCTGAGCGTGATTGTCACATTAGTATTGTTTACTCAAATCAGCCTTGGGATCAGTAATGTATGGTTTCACCTGCCAATCTCAGTCGCGGTTTTGCATAACCTAGTCGCAGCGATGTTGCTCATCAGCATGGTTGTCACCAATTTTGTCGTGTGGCAACGCAAATCGAGTGAGAGCTTGGTGAAGAACAGTGTATTACAAGGAGGTAATCATGGTCAGTAG